The following coding sequences lie in one Apium graveolens cultivar Ventura chromosome 3, ASM990537v1, whole genome shotgun sequence genomic window:
- the LOC141714627 gene encoding uncharacterized protein LOC141714627, translating to MNPNNPPSSNQNPNPQNLNPQFPYPYPNSYFPNPQNLTFNSQNSQFPFSYPQNSPYQFPFPPFSNPQFETQQTPINIQNSPETQVPAFGHENIIDLNDDCEEAEEVREVVGQWKWLEDKLLISAWLNVSIDPLVGTDQKTDAFWDRIRQYCEEYNPGVIKRGVMAMKKRWQRINEGAQKFGSCHDEALRRVGSGSNLDNIIEEANALHLKYYKKKSNFDNYWEDMTFFRIDAVGRKGLSPLQKCTAAMRMLAYGVSADAVDDYVRIGESTAVEGLKKFVSNVITIFEGEYLRKPNSNDMQRLLQMGEARGFPGMMGSIDCMHWQWKNCPKAWKGMFMSGHKGIATIILEAVASSDLWIWHAFFGVFGSNNDINVLNRSPVYDDILQGRAPESRFAIVRGPARFWDKEDLGRIMRACIIIHNMIVEDERDTYVTQFGSFPTYDDATNGLSQPNLGEEPSIPYETYIQNSMQMRDRRAHRQLQNDLVEHISQFNENR from the exons ATGAATCCAAATAATCCCCCATCTTCAAACCAAAATCCAAATCCTCAAAATCTAAACCCTCAATTTCCATATCCATATCCAAATTCCTATTTTCCGAACCCACAAAATTTAACTTTTAATTCTCAAAATTCTCAATTTCCATTTTCATATCCTCAAAATTCTCCATATCAGTTTCCTTTTCCGCCATTTTCAAATCCACAATTTGAAACGCAACAAACACCTATCAATATTCAAAATTCGCCGGAAACGCAAGTTCCGGCATTTGGTCATGAAAATATTATTGATTTAAATGATGATTGTGAGGAAGCTGAAGAGGTACGAGAAGTAGTTGGTCAGTGGAAGTGGCTTGAAGATAAACTCTTAATAAGTGCATGGTTGAATGTGTCAATCGATCCATTAGTCGGTACAGATCAAAAAACCGATGCATTTTGGGACCGAATTCGTCAATATTGTGAAGAATATAATCCTGGTGTTATTAAGAGAGGAGTTATGGCAATGAAAAAAAGGTGGCAACGAATAAATGAAGGTGCTCAAAAATTTGGATCGTGTCATGATGAGGCTCTACGAAGAGTCGGGAGCGGTTCAAACTTGGACAACATAATTGAGGAAGCTAATGCACTTCATTTAAAATATTACAAGAAGAAGTCTAACTTTGACAATTATTGGGAAGACATGACTTTCTTC AGGATTGATGCAGTGGGAAGAAAAGGTTTATCACCTTTACAAAAATGCACTGCGGCAATGCGTATGTTGGCATACGGTGTATCTGCTGACGCTGTTGATGATTACGTTCGTATTGGAGAGAGCACCGcggttgaaggcttgaaaaaGTTCGTCTCAAATGTAATTACGATATTTGAGGGTGAATACCTACGAAAGCCAAACTCGAATGACATGCAACGTCTATTGCAGATGGGTGAGGCTCGTGGCTTTCCCGGTATGATGGGTAGTATTGATTGCATGCACTGGCAATGGAAAAATTGTCCAAAAGCATGGAAGGGAATGTTCATGAGCGGTCATAAAGGAATTGCAACAATTATCCTGGAAGCGGTTGCTTCATCTGATCTATGGATATGGCATGCATTTTTTGGAGTTTTCGGATCAAATAATGATATAAATGTTTTAAATCGGTCACCGGTATATGATGATATCCTACAAGGTCGTGCTCCAGAG TCTCGTTTTGCAATTGTACGTGGTCCAGCACGCTTTTGGGACAAAGAAGATCTTGGGAGAATCATGAGAGCATGCATCATAATACATAATATGATTGTTGAAGATGAAAGGGACACATATGTCACTCAATTTGGTTCATTCCCAACCTATGACGATGCAACAAATGGTTTATCGCAACCAAATTTAGGTGAAGAACCCTCTATCCCGTACGAAACATATATTCAAAACAGTATGCAGATGCGTGATAGACGGGCACATCGTCAGCTACAAAATGACTTGGTTGAGCATATCTCGCAGTTCAACGAGAATCGTTAA